A single region of the Sphingobium sp. EP60837 genome encodes:
- a CDS encoding glycosyltransferase family 4 protein yields MRIVIVTDAWSPQINGVVRTLQTIQAQLEGRGHAVTVLSPDLYGSVPCPTYPEIRLAFVRSGVIGQAIAAFQPDAVHLATEGPLCLAARRWCLRSGVPFTTAYHTHFPDYIARRTGLPASWFWSYIRWFHGPAQAVLVSTQSVRRQLRAHGLSQVRPWGRGVDLAAFTPDAKPPALFAGLARPIQLYVGRVAVEKNLEAFLAADHPGSKIVVGDGPARAELQRAYPNAHFMGALFGEELAGAYAGADVFVFPSRTDTFGLVMIEALACGTPVAAYPVTGPVDIVTPECGALSDRLDDAIAAALRCSRDACAQHGRSFSWERSAEEFLTGLHCIDSAVMNSAA; encoded by the coding sequence ATGCGCATCGTCATCGTCACTGACGCCTGGTCGCCACAGATCAATGGGGTGGTGAGGACGCTTCAGACGATCCAGGCGCAGTTGGAGGGAAGGGGGCACGCCGTCACGGTGCTCTCGCCCGATCTTTACGGCTCGGTTCCGTGCCCGACCTATCCGGAAATCCGCCTGGCCTTCGTTCGCTCTGGCGTGATCGGTCAAGCGATCGCAGCTTTTCAGCCCGATGCCGTCCACCTCGCGACCGAGGGGCCGCTATGCCTCGCCGCCCGGCGCTGGTGCCTGCGTAGCGGAGTGCCGTTCACCACCGCCTATCACACGCATTTCCCCGATTATATCGCCCGCCGTACCGGCCTGCCCGCGAGCTGGTTCTGGTCCTATATCCGCTGGTTCCACGGTCCCGCGCAGGCGGTGTTGGTTTCGACGCAATCCGTCCGGCGGCAGCTTCGCGCCCATGGACTGTCGCAGGTGCGCCCATGGGGCAGGGGCGTGGACCTCGCCGCCTTCACGCCCGATGCGAAGCCGCCGGCGCTGTTTGCCGGTTTGGCCCGGCCCATCCAGCTCTATGTCGGCAGGGTGGCGGTGGAGAAAAACCTCGAAGCCTTCCTGGCCGCCGATCATCCCGGCAGCAAGATCGTCGTAGGGGACGGCCCCGCACGCGCGGAGCTGCAGCGGGCCTATCCGAACGCGCATTTCATGGGCGCCCTGTTCGGTGAGGAACTGGCGGGCGCCTATGCGGGCGCGGACGTGTTCGTCTTCCCCAGCCGCACCGACACATTCGGCCTGGTGATGATAGAGGCGCTGGCTTGCGGCACGCCAGTCGCAGCCTACCCGGTGACCGGCCCGGTCGATATCGTGACGCCCGAGTGCGGCGCATTGTCGGACCGCCTGGACGATGCGATCGCTGCTGCGCTACGGTGCAGCCGCGACGCCTGCGCGCAGCATGGCCGCAGCTTCAGCTGGGAACGCAGCGCCGAAGAATTCCTGACCGGCCTCCATTGCATCGATTCCGCCGTCATGAACAGTGCGGCCTGA
- a CDS encoding DUF1013 domain-containing protein — protein MPHATASWLVDNTALSFDQIAEFCGLHILEVQAIADDTAGTKYTGRDPVRAHEITMDEIHKGEANPDYRLKMLKGPEPVRRTKGPRYTPVSKRQDKPDGIAWILRNHPEVSDGAIGKLIGTTRTTIAAIRDRTHWNISNIVPKDPVTLGLCSQRELDALVSKAAKKAGIEAPTDSRLDGDREALIEELRRERQDAARRAEEALKSEAELISGAAKILDPFSDNQGQV, from the coding sequence ATGCCCCATGCGACAGCCAGCTGGCTGGTCGATAATACCGCACTGAGCTTTGACCAGATCGCGGAATTTTGCGGGCTGCATATCCTGGAAGTGCAGGCGATCGCCGACGATACCGCCGGGACTAAATATACCGGCCGAGATCCCGTTCGTGCGCATGAAATCACCATGGACGAAATCCACAAGGGCGAGGCGAACCCGGATTACCGCCTCAAGATGCTGAAGGGCCCTGAGCCTGTCCGCCGCACCAAGGGTCCGCGCTACACGCCGGTTTCCAAGCGTCAGGATAAGCCCGATGGCATCGCCTGGATCCTGCGCAATCATCCGGAAGTGTCCGACGGCGCGATCGGCAAGCTCATCGGCACCACCCGCACGACCATCGCCGCTATCCGTGATCGCACCCACTGGAATATCTCCAACATCGTGCCCAAGGATCCGGTGACGCTCGGCCTCTGTTCGCAGCGTGAACTGGATGCGCTGGTGTCGAAGGCGGCGAAGAAGGCGGGTATCGAAGCGCCTACAGATTCCCGTCTGGACGGCGACCGTGAAGCGCTGATCGAAGAACTGCGCCGCGAACGTCAGGACGCCGCCCGCCGCGCTGAGGAAGCGCTCAAGAGCGAGGCTGAATTGATCTCCGGCGCTGCGAAGATCCTCGATCCGTTCAGCGACAATCAAGGCCAGGTTTGA
- a CDS encoding long-chain-fatty-acid--CoA ligase translates to MESSEKVWQDRYNHPAPWDQSFPPMSMVDMVVNSATAKPDAVMIDFLGRKTSYGDMLNIIRRVAKGLQDMGVQKGDRVGLYLPNVPHYVAAYYGAMMAGATVVNFSPLYTAAELEHQVEDSGTKILFTLSAKALLPTALEVLDNSSLERLIVGCVAEALPPAKSVLFRIFKRSETAPLPHDTRISNYADLLRHGDDPAPVTIDPVDDVALLQYTGGTTGRPKGAMLTHQNLTANARQVRLIDPHPEAADRIIAVLPFFHVFANTCVLNRTVLSGGEMVMLPRFEAVQVLAAIQRTKPSSMPGVPTMYQALLDHPATPNIDFSSLRLCISGGAPLPLELKQRFEAATGAKLCEGYGLTESSPVVCSNPYEGLNKPGTVGQPIPGTHVKLVDREDPTRPPPPGEPGELVFAGPQIMKGYWQRPDADKEVFIDGWLRTGDVGLIDEDGYVKIVDRLKDMIAVGGFKVFPSQVEEVLYHHPAVKEALVIGIPDAYRGECPKAFVTLQEGAEIDGEGLKAWLNPQLGKHEKVCALEVRLNLPKTLVGKLSRKELVAEERAKAESNQGQTGTAA, encoded by the coding sequence ATGGAGAGCAGCGAGAAGGTCTGGCAGGACCGCTATAATCATCCCGCGCCCTGGGATCAGTCCTTTCCTCCCATGTCGATGGTGGACATGGTCGTGAATAGCGCGACGGCAAAGCCCGACGCGGTGATGATCGACTTCCTCGGCCGCAAGACCAGCTATGGCGACATGCTCAACATCATCCGCCGGGTCGCGAAGGGCCTGCAGGATATGGGCGTGCAAAAGGGCGATCGCGTCGGCCTCTATCTTCCCAACGTCCCCCATTATGTCGCCGCCTATTACGGAGCGATGATGGCCGGGGCGACGGTCGTCAACTTCTCGCCACTCTACACCGCCGCCGAACTGGAACATCAGGTCGAGGATAGCGGGACGAAGATCCTGTTCACGCTCTCCGCCAAGGCGCTACTCCCGACCGCGCTGGAGGTGCTGGATAATAGCAGCCTCGAACGGTTGATCGTCGGCTGCGTCGCCGAAGCGCTGCCGCCAGCCAAGTCGGTCCTTTTCCGCATCTTCAAGCGCAGCGAAACCGCGCCGTTGCCGCATGACACCCGCATCAGCAACTATGCCGACCTGTTACGCCATGGCGATGACCCCGCGCCGGTCACGATCGACCCTGTCGATGACGTCGCGCTGTTGCAATATACCGGCGGCACCACCGGCCGTCCCAAGGGCGCGATGCTCACGCATCAGAACCTGACCGCCAATGCCCGGCAGGTCCGTCTGATCGATCCGCATCCCGAAGCCGCCGACCGCATCATCGCGGTGCTGCCCTTCTTCCACGTCTTCGCCAACACCTGCGTTCTCAATCGGACCGTTCTGAGCGGCGGGGAGATGGTGATGCTGCCCCGCTTCGAGGCCGTCCAGGTGCTGGCCGCCATCCAGCGGACCAAGCCCAGCTCCATGCCGGGCGTGCCGACCATGTATCAGGCGCTGCTTGATCATCCGGCGACGCCCAATATCGACTTCTCATCCCTGCGCCTCTGCATTTCGGGCGGTGCGCCCCTGCCGCTGGAACTGAAACAGCGGTTCGAGGCCGCAACCGGAGCCAAGCTGTGCGAAGGCTATGGCCTCACCGAAAGTAGCCCGGTGGTGTGTTCCAACCCCTATGAGGGATTGAACAAGCCCGGTACGGTGGGCCAGCCCATTCCCGGCACGCATGTGAAGCTGGTCGATCGCGAAGACCCGACCCGCCCACCTCCGCCCGGAGAGCCCGGCGAACTGGTCTTTGCAGGGCCGCAGATCATGAAGGGCTATTGGCAACGGCCCGACGCCGACAAGGAAGTGTTCATCGACGGCTGGCTGCGCACGGGCGATGTCGGCCTGATCGACGAAGATGGCTATGTGAAGATCGTCGATCGTTTGAAGGACATGATCGCGGTCGGCGGCTTCAAGGTGTTTCCGAGCCAGGTGGAGGAGGTTCTCTACCACCACCCCGCCGTCAAGGAAGCGCTCGTCATCGGCATCCCGGACGCCTACCGCGGCGAATGCCCCAAGGCTTTCGTTACGCTCCAGGAGGGGGCCGAGATCGACGGCGAAGGACTGAAGGCGTGGCTCAATCCGCAACTTGGCAAGCATGAAAAAGTCTGCGCCCTGGAGGTTCGCCTGAACCTGCCCAAAACCCTTGTCGGCAAGCTGTCGCGCAAGGAACTGGTCGCCGAAGAGCGCGCCAAGGCGGAAAGCAATCAAGGGCAGACTGGAACGGCCGCCTGA
- the msrA gene encoding peptide-methionine (S)-S-oxide reductase MsrA yields MAEEIATLAGGCFWCTEAVYQNLKGVQSVESGYIGGQLPDPTYEQVCSGATGHAEAIRIAYDPQVISYGDLLDIFFATHDPTTLNRQGNDVGTQYRSAIFPHSPEQEAEAQTAIARAQADHGNPIVTTIEPDAPWYPAEDYHQKYWERVGDRNPYCMAVIPPKLAKLRKGFAERIES; encoded by the coding sequence ATGGCCGAAGAGATCGCGACGCTGGCAGGCGGCTGCTTCTGGTGTACCGAAGCAGTCTATCAAAATCTGAAAGGCGTCCAGTCGGTCGAAAGCGGCTATATCGGCGGGCAATTGCCCGATCCGACCTATGAACAGGTGTGTTCGGGCGCCACTGGTCACGCCGAAGCGATCCGCATCGCTTATGATCCGCAAGTGATCTCCTACGGCGATCTGCTCGACATCTTTTTCGCGACGCATGACCCGACGACGCTCAACCGGCAGGGTAATGATGTCGGCACCCAATATCGTTCCGCCATCTTCCCTCATTCGCCGGAGCAGGAGGCGGAGGCGCAAACCGCCATCGCCCGCGCGCAGGCGGATCATGGCAACCCGATCGTCACAACGATCGAACCCGACGCGCCCTGGTATCCGGCCGAGGACTATCACCAGAAATATTGGGAGCGGGTTGGGGATCGGAATCCCTATTGCATGGCGGTCATCCCACCCAAGCTCGCCAAACTGCGCAAGGGCTTTGCGGAGCGGATCGAAAGCTAA
- a CDS encoding L-threonylcarbamoyladenylate synthase, translating to MTIPNPVFSTRICPYGAEALREAALLIRAGEPVAVPTETVYGLAADATDSSAVAAIYSAKGRPSFNPLIVHVSDKDMAERLAVFSPVADKLAARFWPGALTMVLPVRERSGLSPLVMAGLPTVAIRLPAHPAMRALIRESGRPLAAPSANRSGAISPTRAEHVLASLNGKVRLILDEGPTSEGLESTIAAPEDDRIRLLRPGPVTAAMLEQATGLPVITAMADAKIEAPGQLESHYAPSKPVRLNALRAEKDEYLIGFGLMPCNMNLSPDADVQEAAANLFAALHIADASAASHIAVAPIPDVGIGIAINDRLRRAAA from the coding sequence GTGACCATCCCAAATCCTGTCTTTTCAACCCGGATCTGCCCTTATGGCGCAGAGGCGCTACGTGAGGCCGCACTGCTGATCCGCGCGGGCGAGCCGGTCGCCGTACCGACCGAAACCGTCTATGGCCTCGCGGCCGACGCCACGGATTCCAGCGCGGTCGCGGCCATCTACAGCGCCAAGGGACGGCCCAGCTTCAATCCGCTGATCGTTCATGTGTCCGACAAGGACATGGCCGAGCGGTTGGCGGTATTTTCGCCCGTTGCCGACAAACTGGCCGCGCGTTTCTGGCCGGGCGCACTGACGATGGTCCTGCCCGTGCGGGAAAGGAGCGGCCTGTCGCCGCTGGTAATGGCGGGTTTGCCCACGGTCGCCATACGGCTGCCCGCCCACCCTGCCATGCGGGCGCTGATCCGGGAGAGCGGACGGCCGCTTGCCGCACCGTCAGCCAATCGCAGCGGGGCGATCAGCCCGACGCGGGCGGAACATGTGCTGGCCAGCTTGAACGGCAAGGTGCGGCTGATCCTGGACGAGGGACCGACCAGCGAAGGGCTGGAATCAACCATCGCTGCGCCCGAGGACGACCGCATCCGGCTGCTGCGGCCAGGGCCGGTGACGGCGGCGATGCTGGAGCAGGCGACGGGCTTGCCGGTGATTACCGCGATGGCCGACGCGAAGATCGAAGCGCCGGGGCAACTGGAAAGCCATTATGCGCCGTCCAAGCCGGTGCGGCTGAACGCGTTGCGGGCGGAGAAGGATGAATATCTGATCGGCTTTGGGTTGATGCCCTGCAATATGAATTTGAGTCCCGACGCCGACGTGCAGGAAGCGGCGGCGAATTTATTCGCAGCGCTGCACATCGCTGACGCGAGCGCGGCTTCGCATATCGCAGTTGCGCCGATACCCGATGTGGGGATCGGGATTGCGATCAATGATCGATTGCGCCGGGCCGCGGCTTAG
- a CDS encoding ATP-binding protein yields MNDNVLSRIAEALERIAPPLAPSADLAAAPAYVWDGTAIQAVEAFDPVNYELLAGIDAQKATLLENTRRHAAGHAAHDALLWGARGTGKSAVVAAVIDRLQREGADIALLQCAIDELASLPRLFSLLRSTPRPFILFLDDLGFDESGVGDARALRSLLQGGTAARPANVRLYVTSNRRHIVPRHLSEQDDPVNPRDVIDDKMALSDRFGLSLGFHAIDQQAYVEIVSGYAASLGLSFDPLEAIQWATQRGSRSGRVAWQYVVELAGRNGISV; encoded by the coding sequence ATGAACGACAATGTCTTGAGCCGCATCGCTGAAGCGCTCGAACGGATTGCGCCGCCGCTCGCCCCTTCCGCTGACCTTGCCGCTGCGCCCGCCTATGTCTGGGACGGCACGGCGATACAGGCGGTCGAGGCATTCGATCCGGTAAATTATGAACTGCTGGCCGGCATCGACGCGCAGAAGGCGACGCTGCTGGAAAACACCCGCCGCCATGCTGCTGGCCACGCCGCGCATGACGCGCTGCTGTGGGGCGCCCGGGGAACCGGCAAGTCGGCAGTGGTAGCTGCTGTGATCGACCGGCTCCAGCGCGAGGGCGCCGATATTGCCCTGCTGCAATGCGCGATCGATGAGTTGGCCAGCCTGCCGCGGCTCTTCTCCCTCCTGCGCTCGACGCCGCGGCCCTTCATCCTTTTCCTCGATGACCTGGGCTTCGATGAAAGCGGCGTGGGCGACGCTCGCGCGCTACGCTCGCTGCTGCAGGGCGGCACCGCTGCGCGCCCCGCCAACGTCCGCCTCTATGTGACGTCCAATCGCCGCCACATCGTTCCGCGTCACCTGTCGGAGCAGGACGACCCCGTCAATCCGCGTGACGTGATCGACGACAAGATGGCGCTGTCCGACCGCTTCGGCCTCAGCCTTGGCTTCCACGCGATCGATCAGCAGGCTTATGTCGAAATCGTGAGCGGCTATGCAGCGAGCCTCGGCCTCAGCTTCGACCCGCTGGAGGCGATCCAATGGGCGACCCAGCGCGGCAGCCGTTCGGGTCGCGTCGCCTGGCAATATGTTGTCGAATTGGCGGGCCGCAACGGCATCTCCGTCTGA
- a CDS encoding PQQ-dependent sugar dehydrogenase, which translates to MKKHLIAITLIILVLVAGVIFYFAQGDKAQLAVGADTGKEPVFTAPRSELIPTMNVADVKGWAAGEKPVAAKGLSVARFAEGLSHPRSLLALPNGDILVAETNSPPRPSGGIVNRIMTHLMDKAGAGVPSANRITLLRDADGDGRAEVKTAFLTGLHSPYGMALVGDTLYIANTDALMAFPYKAGETRITAKGRKILNLPANAPNMHWTKSLAASPEGLLYVGVGSNSNIGENGLDGEANRAAVLEVNPKTGGYRIYASGLRNPVGLAFEPKSGALWGVVNERDMLGGDLVPDYLTRVEFGAFYGWPWNYWGGYEDRRVQPQRPEVREYTKRPDYALGNHVAPLGLAFADKVKIGGTLANGAFVGLHGSWNRKPAAGYKVVFVPFAANGEVGKAKPVDVLSGFLNADGDAHGRPVDVAADAKGALLVSDDVGNVIWRVTGAR; encoded by the coding sequence ATGAAGAAGCATCTGATCGCCATCACCCTCATCATCCTGGTCCTGGTCGCGGGCGTGATTTTCTATTTCGCGCAAGGGGATAAGGCGCAGCTGGCGGTAGGCGCGGACACGGGCAAGGAGCCCGTCTTCACCGCACCACGCAGCGAACTGATCCCGACCATGAATGTCGCCGACGTGAAAGGCTGGGCAGCCGGTGAGAAGCCGGTGGCGGCGAAGGGGCTGAGCGTTGCCCGCTTTGCCGAGGGGCTTTCCCATCCCCGATCGCTGCTGGCGCTGCCCAATGGCGACATATTGGTGGCCGAGACGAACAGCCCACCCCGGCCGAGCGGCGGGATCGTCAACCGGATCATGACCCACCTGATGGACAAGGCGGGCGCAGGCGTGCCTTCGGCCAACCGGATCACGCTGCTGCGCGACGCCGATGGCGATGGACGAGCCGAAGTGAAGACGGCGTTTCTGACGGGGCTCCATTCGCCCTATGGCATGGCGCTGGTCGGCGACACGCTCTACATCGCGAATACCGACGCGCTGATGGCTTTCCCCTACAAGGCGGGCGAAACGCGGATCACCGCCAAGGGCCGCAAGATCCTGAACCTGCCCGCCAACGCGCCGAACATGCACTGGACCAAGAGCCTGGCGGCGAGCCCCGAGGGGCTGCTCTATGTCGGCGTGGGCTCCAACAGCAATATCGGCGAAAATGGCCTGGACGGTGAGGCCAATCGCGCCGCCGTGCTGGAGGTCAATCCGAAAACCGGCGGCTATCGCATCTATGCTTCGGGACTGCGCAATCCGGTGGGGCTAGCGTTCGAGCCGAAGAGCGGCGCACTGTGGGGCGTCGTCAATGAGCGCGACATGCTGGGCGGCGACCTGGTGCCCGACTATCTGACGCGGGTGGAGTTCGGGGCCTTCTATGGCTGGCCGTGGAATTATTGGGGCGGTTATGAGGATCGCCGCGTCCAGCCGCAGCGGCCGGAAGTGCGCGAATATACCAAGCGGCCCGACTATGCGCTGGGCAATCATGTGGCGCCGCTGGGGCTGGCCTTCGCCGACAAGGTGAAGATCGGCGGCACGTTGGCGAACGGCGCCTTTGTGGGGCTGCACGGCAGCTGGAACCGCAAGCCTGCGGCGGGTTACAAGGTCGTGTTCGTGCCCTTCGCCGCCAATGGCGAAGTGGGCAAGGCAAAGCCGGTCGATGTGCTGAGCGGCTTCCTGAACGCCGATGGCGATGCGCATGGGCGGCCGGTCGACGTCGCCGCAGACGCCAAGGGTGCGCTGCTGGTCAGCGACGATGTGGGCAATGTGATCTGGCGGGTGACCGGCGCGCGGTAA
- the argC gene encoding N-acetyl-gamma-glutamyl-phosphate reductase: MTHKIFIDGGVGTTGLEIGERLAGRPELSFITLDEDKRKDAGARREALNAADIVILCLPDDAAREAVALIDNDRTRVIDASTAHRVAEGWTYGFAELEPGHREKLANARFVSNPGCWPTGFLALVRPLVLAGLLPADWPVTVSGASGYSGGGKSMIAEFEGADGAPSAFRPYGLSLTHKHIPEMQRYSGLAHPPIFAPAVANAYRGMIVEVPLQLRAMAGAPKVADVHAALAEAYAGSPVVSVASLEDSAAMGQVALEHVGATDRLALFVFGNESAGQVRLVAALDNLGKGAAGAAVQNLNILAGLPETAGLRL, translated from the coding sequence GTGACCCACAAGATATTCATCGATGGCGGCGTCGGCACGACGGGCCTTGAGATTGGCGAGCGGCTGGCGGGACGGCCCGAACTGTCCTTCATCACGCTAGACGAAGACAAGCGGAAGGATGCGGGCGCGCGGCGGGAGGCGCTGAACGCTGCCGACATCGTCATCCTGTGCCTGCCTGACGATGCCGCGCGGGAGGCCGTGGCGCTGATCGACAATGATCGGACGCGGGTGATCGACGCATCCACCGCGCACCGGGTGGCGGAAGGCTGGACCTATGGCTTCGCCGAGCTGGAGCCTGGTCATCGGGAAAAGCTCGCCAATGCGCGCTTCGTATCCAATCCGGGCTGCTGGCCGACCGGATTTCTGGCGCTGGTGCGGCCGCTGGTGCTGGCTGGCCTGCTGCCTGCGGACTGGCCTGTCACCGTGTCCGGCGCGTCGGGCTACTCGGGCGGCGGCAAGTCGATGATCGCCGAGTTCGAGGGCGCAGATGGCGCGCCGAGCGCTTTCCGGCCCTATGGGCTCAGCCTGACGCACAAGCATATTCCAGAGATGCAGCGTTATTCAGGGCTGGCGCATCCCCCGATCTTTGCGCCTGCAGTGGCCAATGCCTATCGCGGTATGATCGTCGAAGTGCCGCTGCAGCTCCGCGCCATGGCGGGTGCGCCCAAGGTTGCCGATGTCCATGCGGCCTTGGCGGAAGCCTATGCCGGATCGCCGGTCGTCAGCGTCGCATCGCTGGAAGACAGCGCTGCAATGGGCCAAGTCGCGCTCGAACATGTCGGCGCGACGGACCGGCTGGCGCTGTTCGTGTTCGGTAATGAGTCGGCTGGCCAGGTGCGGCTGGTGGCGGCGCTCGATAATCTTGGCAAAGGCGCGGCGGGCGCGGCGGTGCAGAACCTCAACATATTGGCTGGGTTGCCGGAGACGGCTGGGCTGCGGCTTTAA
- a CDS encoding C40 family peptidase — MNAMITPPRNTPPERIRFKLDGRSVKLDSRVHAARGDLADLSLAGVLFSAHYARAVELTCVAAGTPLLSSPAITATAVSELLRGESFHALDVTTDWAWGFCGHDGYVGYVRREALDVHEETNHRVFAGTAPLFSAPDIKSSVRDYWPGGALFTGEAQGSFIACAEGYVHERHAVHTDALESDWVAVALRYLGQPYVWGGRGHRGIDCSGLVQVALGQCGIKAPRDTDLQREGIGNALASDEPLQRGDFVFFPGHVGIMTDGDNILHANAHWMAVVIEPLADVVARLASDHAEPIISRRRIGA, encoded by the coding sequence ATGAACGCCATGATTACTCCTCCGCGGAACACACCGCCTGAACGCATCCGGTTCAAACTGGACGGCCGCTCTGTGAAGCTCGACAGCCGCGTCCATGCCGCGCGTGGCGACCTGGCGGACCTGTCGCTGGCAGGCGTCCTGTTTTCAGCGCATTATGCACGCGCGGTGGAGCTGACCTGCGTTGCGGCGGGTACGCCGTTGCTGTCTTCCCCCGCGATCACCGCCACGGCCGTCAGCGAATTGCTGCGGGGCGAAAGCTTCCATGCGCTTGACGTGACGACCGACTGGGCATGGGGCTTTTGCGGCCATGACGGTTATGTCGGCTATGTCCGGCGCGAGGCGCTGGACGTCCATGAGGAAACGAACCACCGGGTTTTCGCCGGCACGGCCCCCTTGTTCAGCGCGCCCGACATCAAATCGTCGGTGCGGGATTACTGGCCGGGCGGCGCACTGTTTACCGGCGAAGCGCAGGGCAGCTTCATTGCCTGCGCCGAGGGCTATGTGCATGAACGGCATGCGGTGCACACCGACGCGCTGGAGAGCGATTGGGTCGCTGTGGCGTTGCGCTACCTCGGCCAGCCTTATGTCTGGGGTGGACGGGGTCATCGGGGCATCGATTGTTCGGGCCTGGTGCAGGTGGCGCTCGGCCAATGCGGGATCAAGGCGCCGCGCGACACCGACCTGCAGCGCGAAGGCATCGGCAATGCCCTGGCCTCCGACGAGCCGCTGCAGCGGGGCGACTTCGTCTTCTTTCCCGGCCATGTCGGCATCATGACCGATGGCGACAATATATTGCATGCGAACGCCCATTGGATGGCGGTGGTCATCGAACCCCTGGCCGATGTCGTAGCCCGGCTGGCGAGCGACCATGCGGAGCCCATCATTTCGCGGCGGAGGATCGGCGCGTGA
- a CDS encoding MarR family winged helix-turn-helix transcriptional regulator gives MDAASAQDQTAELNRPGLKPLTQWMRTLVDYVRSGRPDLTNRQMALMMTVYIMSGPHTVRGLAEALHVSKPVITRALNKLSALGYLRRERDAADRRNIFITRTPKGAEFLDAFHHFIAGTGRDERHDYSSAEHTA, from the coding sequence ATGGATGCCGCCTCTGCACAGGATCAGACCGCTGAGCTGAACCGCCCAGGTTTGAAGCCACTTACCCAATGGATGCGTACGCTGGTCGATTATGTGCGATCCGGCAGGCCCGACCTTACCAACCGTCAAATGGCCCTGATGATGACCGTGTACATCATGTCGGGGCCGCATACGGTGCGGGGACTCGCCGAAGCCCTGCACGTGTCGAAGCCGGTCATCACCCGCGCGCTGAACAAGTTGTCGGCGCTCGGTTACCTGCGGCGAGAGCGCGATGCAGCCGATCGGCGCAATATTTTCATCACCCGGACCCCCAAGGGGGCGGAATTCCTTGACGCCTTTCACCATTTCATCGCAGGAACCGGCCGCGATGAACGCCATGATTACTCCTCCGCGGAACACACCGCCTGA